From one Rhodamnia argentea isolate NSW1041297 chromosome 1, ASM2092103v1, whole genome shotgun sequence genomic stretch:
- the LOC115738925 gene encoding uncharacterized proline-rich protein-like isoform X2, with amino-acid sequence MSYHPVPPDPYGPPPPPPPGLEEPYPPPPGYPPPPPPPGYPPPPLPSGGYQGYFDPPPPLPPPPPAPPQEDERDDFYCGCTNLIKGCLAAICCCCVLEECCF; translated from the exons ATGAGTTATCACCCGGTTCCTCCCGATCCATACGGCCCGCCGCCTCCGCCCCCTCCGG GTCTCGAAGAGCCCTATCCACCGCCACCTGGGTACCCGCCTCCGCCACCACCTCCGGGATACCCGCCTCCGCCGCTGCCTTCTGGTGGGTACCAAGGATACTTTGATCCCCCACCTCCTCTGCCTCCACCGCCGCCGGCGCCTCCACAAGAGGATGAGCGAGATGATTTCTACTGCGGCTGTACTAATCTCATTAAAGGATG CTTGGCTGCAATCTGTTGCTGCTGTGTACTGGAGGAGTGCTGCTTTTAG
- the LOC115738987 gene encoding GEM-like protein 5, protein MTGSTPEKPSSPKAAAPVPQQPSSPFAPTEPAPSSSSSSSSQAQPLSEEEAKKWGTHVMGTPAVPTVHPDNQKAASWNAADHQQISHQPYVQYEPIDRSNSSPLESVINMFNTWSKRAETIARNVWHNLKTGQSVSGAAWGKVNLTAKAISEGGFESLFKQIFTTDPNEKLKKMFACYLSTSTGPVAGTLYLSTARAAFCSDRPLSFTAPSGQEAWSYYKVMIPLANIGTVNPVVMKENPPEKYIQIVTADGHDFWFMGFVNFDKASHHLLNSLSEFRTVPPVTHPSNAP, encoded by the exons ATGACAGGCAGCACTCCTGAGAAACCGTCGTCTCCCAAGGCAGCTGCGCCAGTGCCACAGCAGCCCTCTTCTCCGTTCGCTCCGACCGAGCCGGcgccatcctcctcctcctcctcctcctctcagGCACAGCCGCTGAGTGAAGAGGAGGCCAAGAAATGGGGCACCCACGTCATGGGCACGCCCGCCGTCCCCACCGTCCACCCGGACAACCAGAAGGCTGCCTCCTGGAACGCCGCCGACCACCAGCAGATCAGCCACCAGCCCTACGTCCAGTACGAGCCCATCGATAGGTCGAACAGCAGCCCGCTCGAATCCGTGATCAACATGTTCAATACCTGGAGCAAGAGGGCCGAGACCATTGCCCGCAACGTCTGGCACAATT TGAAAACTGGGCAATCGGTGTCCGGAGCTGCGTGGGGCAAGGTGAACCTGACGGCGAAAGCGATATCGGAAGGAGGATTCGAGTCGCTTTTCAAGCAGATTTTCACGACCGATCCAAATGAGAAGCTGAAGAAGATGTTCGCTTGTTACCTCTCGACATCAACAGGCCCAGTCGCGGGAACGTTGTACCTGTCTACCGCTCGCGCAGCGTTCTGCAGCGACCGTCCCCTGTCCTTCACTGCACCATCGGGTCAGGAGGCTTGGAGCTACTACAAG GTCATGATTCCTTTAGCGAACATTGGGACGGTGAATCCGGTTGTCATGAAGGAGAACCCCCCTGAGAAGTACATTCAGATCGTCACGGCCGATGGTCACGACTTCTGGTTCATGGGATTCGTTAATTTCGACAAGGCATCACACCACCTTCTAAACAGCCTCTCGGAATTCAGGACTGTCCCACCAGTTACGCACCCATCGAATGCACCTTGA
- the LOC115738925 gene encoding cysteine-rich and transmembrane domain-containing protein WIH2-like isoform X1 has translation MGVPRVAGLNVCCAQPPRDIVETCVPRRLYAAQRKSRVSHELSCNLPTGLEEPYPPPPGYPPPPPPPGYPPPPLPSGGYQGYFDPPPPLPPPPPAPPQEDERDDFYCGCTNLIKGCLAAICCCCVLEECCF, from the exons ATGGGCGTGCCGCGGGTAGCTGGGTTGAATGTTTGTTGCGCTCAACCACCGAGAGACATCGTTGAGACATGTGTACCGCGGCGTCTTTATGCCGCTCAGAGGAAAAGCAGAGTCAGCCACGAACTTTCCTGCAACCTTCCTACTG GTCTCGAAGAGCCCTATCCACCGCCACCTGGGTACCCGCCTCCGCCACCACCTCCGGGATACCCGCCTCCGCCGCTGCCTTCTGGTGGGTACCAAGGATACTTTGATCCCCCACCTCCTCTGCCTCCACCGCCGCCGGCGCCTCCACAAGAGGATGAGCGAGATGATTTCTACTGCGGCTGTACTAATCTCATTAAAGGATG CTTGGCTGCAATCTGTTGCTGCTGTGTACTGGAGGAGTGCTGCTTTTAG
- the LOC115739027 gene encoding uncharacterized protein LOC115739027, producing MAPPPPYSPSSPHPLLGPPECRNPPPPPEARPAPTDPFTDLMVANFNHDGHGNWPRKGYTENNSATFYSTGNPCLDFFFHVVPDTQPESLTQRLESAWAHDPLTALKLVCNLRGVRGTGKSDKEGFHAVARWLFKNHPRTLACNVGAFAGFGYFKDLPEILYRLLEGPDIRARQKREWQQRKGTKIGRRFRCHNKSRRKKGRNSSRAATTSVPKEVRVANSAARDRELKQKASEMRNEKRIAMSMKLLERYKRDGDFRFLHDAVSGHFAHCLTADMEFLKSGETNKISLAAKWCPSLDSSFDLATLLCESIAKRVFPRDRFPEYEGLEEAHYAYRVRDRLRKDALVPLRRVLELPEVYMSAGRWGDVPYNRVPSVAMKLHKNKFMKHDGERFQSYLADVKSGKATIAAGALLPHEIVASLNDPDGGEVAELQWRRMVEDLSKEGKLENCIAVCDVSGSMSGTPMEVSVALGLLVSELSQEPWRGKVITFSECPQLHAIRGDGLRSKTEFIRRMEWGMNTDFQRVFDRILEVATAGKLRAEEMVQKVFVFSDMEFDQASSNPWETDYEAIARKFRERGYGAAVPQIVFWNLRDSRSTPVGAKQAGVALVSGFSKNLMKMFLDKAGDISPVAVMEAAISGEEYRELVVVD from the coding sequence atggctcctcctcctccttattCTCCATCGTCTCCCCACCCCCTCCTCGGCCCCCCCGAATGCCGCAACCCGCCGCCGCCTCCCGAAGCCCGGCCCGCTCCCACCGACCCCTTCACCGACCTGATGGTCGCCAACTTCAACCACGACGGCCACGGCAACTGGCCTCGGAAGGGCTACACAGAGAACAACTCGGCCACGTTCTACTCGACCGGCAACCCGTGCCTCGACTTCTTCTTCCACGTGGTCCCCGACACCCAGCCCGAGTCCCTGACCCAGAGGCTCGAGTCAGCCTGGGCCCACGACCCGCTTACCGCCCTCAAGCTCGTCTGCAACCTCCGGGGCGTGCGCGGGACCGGGAAGTCGGACAAGGAAGGCTTCCATGCTGTGGCAAGGTGGCTATTCAAGAACCACCCCCGCACCCTGGCCTGCAACGTTGGGGCATTCGCGGGGTTTGGATACTTCAAGGACTTGCCGGAGATCCTCTACCGCCTCCTCGAGGGCCCTGACATCAGGGCGAGGCAGAAGCGCGAGTGGCAACAGCGGAAAGGCACCAAAATTGGGAGGCGATTCCGATGCCACAATAAAtccagaagaaagaaagggagaaaTAGCTCGAGGGCGGCCACAACTTCGGTGCCAAAGGAAGTGAGGGTCGCAAACTCGGCAGCGCGTGACCGGGAGCTGAAGCAGAAGGCAAGCGAGATGAGGAACGAGAAAAGGATCGCCATGTCAATGAAGCTCCTGGAGCGGTACAAGCGTGACGGAGACTTTCGGTTCCTCCACGACGCGGTGTCTGGGCACTTCGCGCATTGCCTGACGGCTGACATGGAGTTCCTGAAATCCGGTGAGACCAACAAGATCAGCCTCGCAGCCAAGTGGTGCCCGTCGCTCGACTCGTCCTTCGACCTAGCGACGCTGCTCTGCGAGAGCATTGCGAAACGGGTCTTCCCGCGGGACCGGTTCCCTGAGTATGAGGGCCTCGAGGAGGCGCACTACGCGTATAGGGTCCGGGACCGGCTCCGGAAGGACGCCCTCGTCCCACTCCGGAGGGTCCTGGAGCTGCCGGAGGTGTACATGAGTGCGGGGCGGTGGGGCGACGTCCCGTACAACCGGGTCCCCTCCGTGGCCATGAAACTCCACAAGAACAAGTTCATGAAGCACGACGGAGAGCGGTTCCAGAGCTACCTGGCCGACGTGAAGTCCGGGAAGGCGACGATCGCTGCCGGCGCACTGCTCCCTCACGAGATTGTAGCCTCACTCAACGACCCAGACGGGGGCGAGGTCGCGGAGCTTCAGTGGAGGAGGATGGTGGAGGATCTATCCAAGGAGGGGAAGTTGGAGAACTGCATCGCTGTGTGCGACGTTTCGGGGAGCATGTCAGGTACGCCGATGGAGGTGTCAGTGGCGCTCGGGCTGTTGGTGTCGGAGCTCAGCCAAGAGCCGTGGAGGGGCAAGGTGATCACATTCAGCGAGTGCCCTCAGCTCCACGCCATACGAGGCGACGGCTTGCGCTCCAAGACCGAATTCATCAGGAggatggaatggggcatgaacACCGACTTCCAGAGGGTGTTCGATAGGATACTAGAGGTGGCCACCGCGGGGAAGCTGAGGGCTGAGGAGATGGTGCAGAAGGTGTTTGTGTTCAGCGACATGGAGTTCGACCAGGCGTCCTCGAACCCGTGGGAGACGGACTACGAGGCGATCGCGAGGAAGTTCAGGGAGCGCGGGTACGGGGCGGCGGTGCCGCAGATCGTGTTCTGGAACCTGAGGGACTCGAGGTCGACGCCGGTGGGGGCGAAGCAGGCGGGGGTGGCGCTGGTGAGCGGGTTCTCGAAGAACCTGATGAAGATGTTCCTGGACAAGGCGGGGGACATAAGCCCCGTGGCCGTCATGGAGGCCGCCATCTCGGGCGAGGAGTACCGAGAACTGGTCGTGGTTGATTGA
- the LOC115738947 gene encoding uncharacterized protein LOC115738947: MMRAPNMAAITASLEQSLQNCSLNRHRDGVAASSADGIGRSSSSDDLTPSTHNHRHDEAALELNSHISLPYHWEQCLDLKTGELYYINWRNGTKAKEDPRLKLDVGQDDEDDGGFYSTDESSYDSEGSSSELSPSTSRTAGAGDQQRRVEKDPVLVVAGCKICLMYFMVPKRVEDCPKCSGQLLHFDRSDSVSGSP; encoded by the exons ATGATGAGAGCTCCAAACATGGCCGCGATCACTGCTTCCCTCGAGCAATCCCTACAAAACTGCTCCCTCAATCGCCACCGTGACGGCGtcgccgcctcctccgccgaCGGCATCGGCCGCTCGTCTAGTTCCGACGATCTCACACCGTCGACCCACAATCACCGCCACGATGAGGCCGCCCTCGAACTCAACTCCCACATATCCCTCCCTTACCATTGGGAACAATGCCTCGATCTAAAG ACGGGAGAGCTATACTACATTAACTGGAGAAATGGGACAAAAGCGAAAGAAGACCCGAGGCTAAAGCTGGACGTCGGCCAAGACGATGAGGACGACGGGGGCTTCTATTCGACGGACGAGAGCTCCTACGACAGCGAGGGATCGTCGTCGGAGTTGTCGCCTTCCACATCAAGGACGGCGGGGGCGGGGGATCAGCAACGGCGGGTCGAGAAGGACCCCGTCCTGGTCGTCGCGGGCTGCAAGATCTGCCTAATGTACTTCATGGTGCCGAAGCGAGTGGAGGATTGCCCCAAGTGCAGCGGCCAGCTTCTTCACTTCGACCGGTCCGACAGCGTCTCGGGCTCCCCATGA